A DNA window from Hymenobacter volaticus contains the following coding sequences:
- a CDS encoding 2'-5' RNA ligase family protein, whose product MNLQDYYDTMRLDAFRHLARGETQLDSQLHTLQDDRRGLTLRAKLPAPIATRVEQMLANFREIEPEQYYYPASDLHLTISSVISCYPGFTLETVEPAVYQQAVRASLQASEPFTVTYTGITASARAVILQGTPADEGLVQLREQVRSFFQQIGLSQSMDERYQLQTAHSTVIRFRSPLRDPARLIEKVAAYQHYLFGSFRVEALELVYNDWYHRAPNTLVLETYPLGSSERR is encoded by the coding sequence ATGAACCTGCAAGACTATTACGACACCATGCGCCTAGATGCGTTCCGACACCTAGCACGCGGAGAGACGCAACTCGACTCCCAACTTCATACGCTACAGGATGATCGGCGGGGCCTCACGCTACGGGCCAAACTGCCCGCACCCATTGCGACAAGGGTTGAGCAGATGCTAGCCAATTTTCGCGAAATCGAGCCCGAACAATACTACTATCCTGCTTCAGATCTTCATCTAACAATCTCCTCTGTTATCTCCTGCTACCCCGGCTTTACTTTAGAAACCGTTGAGCCTGCTGTCTACCAGCAAGCCGTGCGTGCCAGTCTACAAGCTAGCGAACCGTTTACGGTAACCTACACCGGGATAACAGCTTCTGCTAGGGCTGTTATTCTGCAAGGCACGCCGGCCGATGAAGGATTAGTGCAGCTACGGGAGCAGGTCAGAAGCTTCTTTCAGCAGATTGGACTGTCCCAGTCTATGGATGAGCGTTATCAGTTGCAAACAGCACACTCCACAGTAATTCGATTTCGCTCCCCACTACGGGACCCCGCACGCCTAATAGAAAAGGTAGCAGCCTATCAACACTATTTATTTGGGTCATTCAGAGTCGAGGCGCTCGAACTGGTGTATAATGATTGGTACCACCGAGCCCCCAATACCCTCGTGCTGGAAACGTATCCTTTGGGCAGTAGTGAGCGGCGCTGA